The proteins below come from a single Serratia fonticola genomic window:
- a CDS encoding MarR family winged helix-turn-helix transcriptional regulator encodes MGDKTNVTETDFVDRLIQEWLDTVPTLDLSGLPVIARIVRMSHYISQFVDANFARYNLTIGEFEVLAALARNPDRQLSPKDLQEKILISSGGLSNRINRLENKKYIVRMPDPSDRRGVIVKITPAGRKLTLETVETHVAIEKALIQGLGAEDQDQLAELLKKLILSQKSQLNEKTKSA; translated from the coding sequence ATGGGCGATAAGACCAATGTCACTGAAACAGATTTCGTTGATCGTTTAATCCAGGAATGGTTAGACACGGTACCCACTTTAGATTTGTCTGGCCTACCGGTGATCGCCAGAATTGTGCGCATGAGCCACTATATCTCGCAGTTTGTCGATGCCAACTTCGCACGCTATAACCTGACGATTGGTGAATTCGAAGTGCTGGCCGCCCTGGCCCGCAACCCCGACCGCCAGCTTTCTCCCAAAGATCTGCAAGAGAAAATCCTGATTTCCTCCGGTGGCTTATCCAACCGGATTAATCGCCTGGAAAATAAAAAATATATTGTCCGTATGCCCGACCCTTCGGACCGGCGTGGCGTGATCGTTAAAATCACTCCGGCAGGTCGGAAATTAACCCTGGAAACGGTAGAAACCCATGTGGCAATCGAAAAAGCCTTGATCCAGGGGCTGGGCGCAGAAGATCAAGACCAGTTGGCGGAGCTACTGAAAAAATTGATCCTCTCGCAAAAATCACAGCTGAACGAAAAAACCAAATCAGCCTGA
- a CDS encoding DMT family transporter — protein MKKFSLIGVLLTLSAAFLWGTVGTAQSLAPGSASPYWLGALRLVLACLFFQLLFAYLQAKNTATTSAEGQQVAAQRHLYWGFVVGAGVCMGLYNLAFFAGVKATGIAVGTATTIGSAPIWAGLLEAVWLRKSPSALWWGGVLCATSGGIWMVLSQSASWVINPVGLMTCLGAGFCYALYTLLSKRLVAIASPLTITKHTFAIAMLIAVPVAWGMAGTPSLTLPTWLIIAYLGICTTGIAYLLFTLALKHMSAATCVALGLFEPIVAFALAIMVAREPISMLAFGGLCLILAGLWLVLRGESAPNQ, from the coding sequence ATGAAAAAATTCTCTTTAATTGGCGTTTTGTTAACATTATCTGCTGCTTTCTTGTGGGGCACGGTGGGAACGGCGCAAAGCCTGGCACCCGGCTCGGCATCGCCTTACTGGCTCGGGGCACTGAGGTTGGTATTGGCCTGCCTGTTCTTCCAACTGCTGTTTGCTTACCTCCAGGCCAAAAATACGGCGACGACCAGCGCCGAAGGGCAACAGGTTGCGGCACAGCGCCATTTGTACTGGGGGTTTGTAGTCGGTGCCGGGGTGTGCATGGGGCTATATAATCTGGCCTTCTTTGCCGGGGTAAAAGCCACAGGGATTGCCGTGGGCACCGCCACGACGATAGGCAGCGCGCCGATCTGGGCTGGTTTGCTTGAGGCCGTCTGGTTGAGAAAGTCACCGAGCGCATTGTGGTGGGGAGGGGTGTTGTGTGCCACCAGCGGCGGGATCTGGATGGTGCTTTCGCAATCGGCTTCCTGGGTGATTAACCCGGTCGGGCTGATGACCTGTCTGGGGGCCGGTTTTTGCTATGCGCTGTATACCTTGCTCAGTAAGCGGCTGGTGGCCATCGCGTCACCGTTAACCATCACCAAACACACCTTTGCCATTGCCATGCTGATCGCCGTGCCGGTGGCCTGGGGGATGGCGGGTACGCCGTCACTGACCTTGCCAACCTGGTTGATCATCGCTTATCTGGGGATTTGTACCACCGGTATCGCCTATCTGCTGTTTACTCTGGCATTGAAGCACATGAGTGCGGCGACCTGCGTTGCCTTGGGATTATTTGAGCCGATTGTGGCCTTTGCGTTGGCCATCATGGTGGCAAGAGAGCCCATCAGCATGCTGGCCTTTGGTGGGTTATGCCTGATTTTAGCCGGGCTGTGGTTGGTATTGCGCGGAGAGAGCGCACCCAATCAATAG
- the dcuC gene encoding C4-dicarboxylate transporter DcuC, which yields MDVALIISLAVLVVAGYAIAKNYDTKLVLFSAGIVLMLAAATLGLPILSAGAGTGTVWLDPLKQIELDFIKQFSRAGIIIMVLFGFSAYMSHIGANDVAVKIMSKPIAKIRSPYILVPIVFWIGSLLSLIIPSAASLAVILMATLYPILRVAKMSSLSAAGVIATTATIVPTPLGGDNVVAAKILGFEHVVDYVTMHHAVISLPVLVIIGIAHYFWQKYMDKRQGAAAFTDIDESKLTTNSQLPPAYYALFPLIPLFLIVVFGLFFRQIKIGLVEITLFSFALAFIVELIRKGDLHEQMKNSSLFFTGMGQGFSQVVVLIVAASTLVAGLTAIGAISTVASLVKEVNNAGIGLMFIFSGLTALITLISGSGNAVFYSFIELIPSIANQAHVDPVMIALPMQLTSNLIRAISPVSAVVIIVASVVKVSPIEVVKRTSVPLLVGFVATLIFTLIRYSF from the coding sequence ATGGATGTAGCACTAATAATCAGCTTGGCAGTGCTCGTGGTGGCCGGTTACGCCATTGCCAAGAACTACGACACCAAGCTGGTGCTGTTTAGCGCAGGGATCGTACTCATGTTGGCGGCGGCCACCTTGGGCTTACCTATTTTAAGTGCCGGGGCAGGAACGGGCACCGTCTGGTTGGATCCGTTAAAACAAATCGAGCTGGATTTCATCAAGCAGTTTAGCCGGGCAGGCATCATCATCATGGTGCTGTTCGGCTTTTCCGCTTATATGTCGCACATTGGCGCAAACGATGTCGCGGTTAAGATCATGTCAAAACCCATCGCAAAGATCCGCTCCCCCTATATTCTGGTGCCGATCGTATTCTGGATAGGGTCACTGTTGTCGTTGATTATTCCCAGCGCCGCCTCCCTCGCCGTGATTTTAATGGCCACGCTTTACCCCATTCTGCGGGTGGCAAAAATGTCCTCGCTCAGCGCCGCCGGGGTCATTGCCACCACCGCCACCATCGTACCCACACCGCTGGGTGGCGATAATGTGGTCGCAGCCAAAATCCTGGGTTTCGAGCACGTGGTGGACTACGTCACTATGCACCATGCCGTTATCTCACTGCCGGTGCTGGTCATTATCGGCATCGCGCACTATTTCTGGCAAAAGTACATGGATAAGCGCCAGGGCGCAGCCGCGTTTACCGACATCGATGAAAGCAAATTGACCACCAACAGCCAGCTCCCTCCGGCTTACTACGCCCTGTTTCCGCTGATCCCGTTATTCCTGATCGTGGTATTTGGCCTGTTCTTCCGCCAGATCAAAATCGGCCTGGTGGAAATCACCCTGTTCTCGTTTGCGCTGGCCTTTATTGTGGAGCTGATCCGCAAAGGCGACCTGCACGAACAAATGAAAAACTCGTCGCTGTTCTTCACCGGCATGGGGCAAGGCTTCTCACAGGTGGTGGTGTTGATCGTGGCTGCCAGTACCCTGGTGGCCGGGTTGACCGCCATCGGAGCCATCAGCACCGTGGCCTCACTGGTTAAAGAGGTCAATAACGCCGGGATCGGCCTGATGTTTATCTTCTCCGGCCTGACCGCGCTGATCACGCTGATCAGCGGTAGCGGTAATGCGGTGTTCTACTCCTTTATTGAGCTTATTCCGTCCATTGCCAATCAGGCTCACGTCGATCCGGTCATGATTGCCCTGCCTATGCAGCTGACCTCAAACCTGATCCGTGCGATATCACCAGTTTCTGCGGTGGTGATCATCGTGGCATCAGTAGTCAAAGTCAGCCCGATTGAGGTGGTCAAAAGAACCTCGGTGCCATTGCTGGTCGGGTTTGTCGCCACCCTGATTTTCACGCTGATCCGCTATTCATTCTGA
- a CDS encoding amidohydrolase, producing the protein MSTIDPRTLINWRRQFHAYPETGWTEFATTARVIQTLESMGHQVLTGTQVINPDFVRGYNLQAVKNSQTAAKAAGIDEDILQRIGDYTGCAAVFDTGRPGPVVALRFELDCVNVQESTCTSHTPQQENFASNQPGFMHACGHDGHMAIGLGVAQWLMDHRDQLHGCVKLLFQPAEEGVRGARPMAESGILDDVDFFACGHLGCDIPSNTIVAAPEKFLSTLKIDMSFQGKAAHAGMEPHLGKNALAAACHTTLQLLSLPTHGEGMTRVNVGVLHGGEGRNVIPSHAQMQVEVRGENEKINNFMYEEAMRRAQGAALSFDVQLETQIMGEAVNFVPDDEMTELIMAIVRDIPSVEHVQRSMNFNGSDDATVLIKRVQSHGGKAAYFVIGSDLKAGHHQSEFDIDEDQLFTGYTVFTQLLERLLLAH; encoded by the coding sequence ATGAGCACTATCGACCCCCGCACCCTGATTAACTGGCGGCGTCAATTTCATGCTTACCCGGAAACCGGCTGGACCGAATTTGCCACCACCGCCCGCGTGATCCAGACGCTGGAATCCATGGGGCATCAGGTATTAACCGGGACACAGGTTATCAATCCCGACTTCGTCCGCGGCTACAATCTGCAGGCGGTAAAGAACTCCCAGACCGCCGCCAAAGCCGCAGGCATTGATGAAGACATTCTGCAAAGGATTGGGGATTACACCGGTTGCGCCGCGGTTTTCGATACCGGCAGGCCTGGCCCAGTGGTAGCACTGCGTTTTGAACTGGATTGCGTCAACGTGCAGGAGTCGACCTGTACGTCCCATACGCCACAACAGGAAAACTTCGCCTCTAACCAACCTGGATTCATGCATGCCTGCGGCCACGACGGCCACATGGCGATAGGACTCGGCGTGGCGCAATGGTTGATGGATCACCGTGACCAACTGCATGGCTGCGTCAAGCTGCTGTTCCAACCGGCGGAAGAAGGCGTGCGGGGTGCGCGTCCAATGGCTGAAAGCGGCATTCTGGACGATGTGGACTTTTTTGCTTGCGGCCATCTGGGCTGTGACATCCCCAGCAACACCATCGTGGCTGCGCCAGAGAAATTCCTCTCGACGTTGAAGATCGATATGAGCTTCCAAGGCAAAGCCGCCCATGCCGGTATGGAGCCCCATCTGGGGAAAAACGCCCTGGCAGCGGCCTGCCACACCACGCTGCAACTCCTTAGCCTGCCGACACACGGCGAGGGTATGACGCGCGTTAACGTCGGGGTGTTACACGGCGGCGAAGGGCGCAACGTCATCCCAAGCCATGCGCAAATGCAGGTCGAAGTGCGAGGCGAGAACGAAAAAATCAATAACTTCATGTATGAAGAAGCGATGCGCCGCGCCCAGGGGGCCGCGCTCAGCTTTGACGTACAGCTCGAAACCCAGATCATGGGGGAAGCAGTCAACTTCGTGCCCGATGATGAAATGACCGAGCTGATTATGGCTATTGTCAGAGACATCCCTTCGGTGGAACACGTGCAGCGCAGCATGAATTTTAACGGCAGCGATGATGCCACCGTGTTGATCAAGCGGGTGCAGTCTCACGGCGGCAAAGCGGCTTACTTTGTGATTGGCTCCGATCTGAAGGCGGGCCACCACCAATCCGAGTTTGATATCGACGAAGACCAGCTGTTCACTGGCTATACCGTCTTCACCCAGTTGCTTGAGCGCCTCTTGCTGGCCCATTAA
- a CDS encoding type II asparaginase, with translation MNKSTLAVLLASTILALPVAAQTGKPQVTILATGGTIAGSSASKTDTTGYKAGAVGIDTLIAAVPEMAQVAEVKGEQISNTISGDVNDQVLLTLSKRVNQLLNQQGQQGVVVTHGTDTLEETAFFLDLTVNSKQPVVMVGSMRPATAISADGPMNLLEAVTLATAKQAENRGTLVVLNDRIGSAFYTSKTNSTTLDTFKATEPGYLGLFVSGQPKFYYTAAQPIDKRYFDVSKLTSLPKVEILYSYQAQDTAILDAALKSGAKGIVIAGNGNGNVSTNMEAAIGKLHQQGIPVVMSTRTGAGYVSTKSFAIGAGFLNPQKSRVLLQLALASGADLPQIASYFDHQR, from the coding sequence ATGAACAAATCGACACTGGCCGTTCTGTTGGCAAGCACGATACTCGCCCTACCGGTAGCCGCACAGACGGGTAAACCCCAAGTCACTATCCTGGCGACCGGCGGCACCATTGCGGGCAGCTCAGCTTCCAAGACGGACACCACTGGTTATAAGGCGGGGGCCGTCGGCATCGATACCCTGATCGCCGCCGTGCCTGAAATGGCGCAGGTGGCAGAGGTGAAAGGCGAGCAAATCTCCAATACCATCAGCGGCGACGTCAATGACCAGGTTCTGCTTACCCTGAGCAAGCGAGTCAATCAGTTGTTGAACCAACAGGGGCAGCAGGGCGTCGTCGTCACGCACGGCACCGATACCTTGGAAGAAACCGCCTTCTTCCTCGATTTAACCGTGAACAGCAAGCAACCGGTGGTGATGGTCGGTTCGATGCGCCCGGCAACGGCCATCAGTGCGGACGGCCCAATGAACCTGCTGGAAGCGGTGACGTTAGCCACGGCCAAGCAGGCAGAAAACCGGGGAACGCTGGTGGTATTAAACGACCGCATCGGCTCCGCCTTTTACACCAGCAAAACCAACTCCACCACGCTGGACACCTTTAAAGCCACGGAGCCCGGCTATCTGGGGCTGTTTGTCAGCGGGCAACCCAAATTCTATTACACCGCCGCCCAGCCGATCGATAAACGCTATTTTGACGTCAGTAAACTCACCAGCCTGCCGAAGGTTGAAATACTCTATTCCTACCAGGCTCAGGACACCGCCATCCTGGATGCGGCCCTAAAGAGCGGTGCCAAAGGCATTGTCATCGCCGGTAATGGCAACGGGAACGTGTCTACCAATATGGAGGCGGCCATTGGCAAGCTACACCAGCAAGGTATCCCGGTGGTGATGTCCACGCGTACCGGTGCAGGCTATGTCAGCACCAAGTCCTTCGCCATCGGCGCAGGCTTCCTCAACCCGCAGAAGTCCCGGGTTTTACTGCAACTAGCTCTGGCGAGTGGCGCAGATCTGCCGCAGATCGCCAGCTATTTTGACCATCAGCGCTAA
- the rihC gene encoding ribonucleoside hydrolase RihC has translation MSSSSAPIAMILDTDPGIDDAVALVAALFHPKIDLRLVSTVAGNVSVDKTTHNALRLLHFLGASTPVARGAAAPLVRKLEDASHIHGNSGLDGYAFEEPTRQIVDGHAVEVMRDLLLASKEPIVLVPIGPLTNIALLLTLYPECKPSIARIVMMGGSAGRGNHTPNAEFNIYVDPEAASMVFASGIPIVMCGLDVTNRATLTAEMIASLPTLNRTGAMLHSLFQHYRGGSMSRGLKMHDLCALAYLAKPELFTTQTCHVAVETQGELTRGTTCVDLANRLKLPANAEVCLEIDVEGFRQWFLEMLTHPTVP, from the coding sequence ATGTCCTCTAGCTCTGCACCTATTGCCATGATCCTGGATACCGATCCCGGTATCGATGATGCCGTCGCGCTGGTTGCCGCACTGTTTCATCCAAAAATCGACCTGCGCCTGGTGAGCACGGTGGCGGGCAACGTCAGCGTGGATAAAACCACCCACAATGCGCTGCGCCTACTGCATTTCCTGGGCGCGTCCACGCCCGTAGCTCGCGGGGCAGCGGCTCCACTGGTACGTAAACTGGAAGATGCCAGCCATATTCACGGCAACTCTGGCCTGGATGGGTACGCGTTTGAGGAGCCAACACGGCAGATCGTTGACGGTCATGCCGTCGAAGTGATGCGTGACCTGCTGCTGGCCAGCAAGGAACCTATCGTCTTGGTGCCGATTGGTCCGTTAACCAACATTGCCCTGTTGCTCACGCTCTACCCGGAATGTAAGCCATCCATCGCGCGGATCGTCATGATGGGAGGCTCCGCTGGCCGTGGCAACCATACGCCAAACGCGGAGTTTAATATCTACGTGGATCCCGAGGCCGCCAGCATGGTGTTTGCCAGCGGTATCCCGATTGTGATGTGCGGGCTGGACGTCACCAACCGGGCTACGCTCACCGCCGAGATGATCGCCAGCTTACCCACGCTGAACCGCACCGGGGCCATGCTGCATAGCCTGTTCCAACACTATCGGGGTGGGAGTATGAGCCGTGGGCTGAAAATGCATGATCTATGCGCTCTGGCCTATCTGGCAAAACCGGAGTTGTTTACCACTCAGACCTGCCATGTGGCGGTAGAGACGCAAGGTGAACTGACCAGAGGAACGACCTGCGTCGATCTGGCCAATCGTTTGAAACTGCCAGCCAATGCCGAAGTCTGTCTGGAAATCGATGTCGAAGGATTCCGGCAGTGGTTCCTGGAGATGCTCACGCACCCGACCGTTCCTTGA
- the metF gene encoding methylenetetrahydrofolate reductase: protein MSFYHANQREALNQSLAELNGQINVSFEFFPPRTSEMEDTLWQSIDRLSSLKPKFVSVTYGANSGERDRTHSIIKGIKERTGLEAAPHLTCIDASPAQLREIATDYWNSGIRHIVALRGDLPPGGGKPEMYATDLVTLLKDVGDFDISVAAYPEVHPEAKSAQSDLINLKRKIDAGANRAITQFFFDVESYLRFRDRCVTAGIDVEIVPGILPVSNFKQLQRFATMTNVRVPSWMTSMFAGLDDDAETRKMVGANIAMDMVKILSREGVKDFHFYTLNRAEMSYAICHTLGVRPSAVVG, encoded by the coding sequence ATGAGTTTTTATCACGCAAACCAGCGGGAAGCGCTGAATCAGAGTCTGGCAGAGTTAAATGGCCAGATTAACGTGTCGTTCGAGTTCTTCCCGCCGCGCACCAGCGAGATGGAAGATACCTTGTGGCAGTCGATCGATCGCCTGAGCAGCCTCAAACCCAAGTTTGTATCTGTGACCTACGGTGCCAACTCGGGTGAACGCGACCGTACCCACAGCATCATCAAGGGGATCAAAGAGCGTACTGGTCTGGAAGCTGCCCCTCACCTGACCTGTATTGATGCCAGCCCGGCGCAACTGCGTGAGATCGCGACCGATTACTGGAACAGCGGTATCCGCCATATTGTCGCGCTGCGCGGTGATTTACCGCCAGGCGGTGGCAAGCCGGAAATGTATGCGACCGATCTGGTCACGCTGCTCAAAGACGTCGGCGACTTTGATATTTCTGTCGCGGCCTACCCGGAAGTGCATCCGGAAGCGAAAAGCGCCCAGTCAGACCTGATCAACCTGAAACGTAAAATCGATGCCGGTGCCAACCGTGCCATCACCCAGTTCTTCTTCGACGTAGAAAGTTATCTGCGTTTTCGTGACCGCTGTGTGACTGCTGGCATCGACGTAGAAATCGTGCCGGGCATTCTGCCAGTGTCCAACTTCAAGCAGCTCCAGCGCTTTGCCACCATGACCAACGTGCGGGTGCCAAGCTGGATGACCAGCATGTTTGCCGGGCTGGATGACGATGCGGAAACCCGCAAGATGGTCGGTGCCAATATCGCCATGGATATGGTGAAGATCCTGAGCCGCGAAGGGGTCAAAGATTTCCACTTCTATACGCTCAACCGTGCGGAAATGAGCTACGCCATCTGCCATACCCTGGGCGTGCGCCCTAGTGCGGTGGTTGGCTGA
- a CDS encoding bifunctional aspartate kinase/homoserine dehydrogenase II: protein MNAIAVAGPVSGRQLHKFGGSSLADVKCYLRVAGIMAEYSQPGDMMVVSAAGSTTNQLISWLKLSQSDRLSAHQVQQTLRRYHSELIGGLLPVETAEPLIAEFIHDLERLAILLDGKVDDAVYAEVVGHGEIWSARLMAAVLNKQDMQAAWLDARDFLRAERAAQPQVDEGRSYPLLQQLLAQHPGKRLVVTGFISRNDSGETVLLGRNGSDYSATQVGALAGVERVTIWSDVAGVYSADPRKVKDACLLPLLRLDEASELARLAAPVLHTRTLQPVSGSDIDLQLRCSYQPEQGSTRIERVLASGTGAKIVTSHDDVCLIELSVAPQHDFKLAQKELDLVLKRAQIKPLAVGVHPDRNLIQLCYTSEVVGSVLRILQEAGLPGELQLREGLALVALVGAGVCKNPLHSHRFYQQLKDQPVEFIWQAEDGISLVAVLRQGPTGLLIQGLHQTLFRAEKRIGLVLFGKGNIGSRWLELFAREQKNISARSGFEFSLAGVVDSRRSLLNYEGLDASRALAFFEDEAQELDEESLFLWMRAHPFDDLVVLDVTASGELAEQYLDFASYGFHVISANKLAGASCSANYRQIRDAFAKTGRHWLYNATVGAGLPVNHTVRDLRDSGDSILAISGIFSGTLSWLFLQFDGTVPFTELVDQAWQQGLTEPDPRVDLSGQDVMRKLVILAREAGYDIEPNQVRVESLVPAGAEQGSIDQFFENGDALNQQMLQRFEAANEMGLVLRHVARFDANGKARVGVEAVRPEHPLASLLPCDNVFAIESRWYRDNPLVIRGPGAGRDVTAGAIQSDLNRLAQLL from the coding sequence ATGAATGCAATTGCGGTAGCAGGGCCGGTTAGCGGGCGTCAACTGCACAAATTTGGCGGCAGCAGCCTGGCAGATGTGAAGTGTTATCTGCGGGTGGCCGGGATCATGGCCGAATACAGCCAGCCGGGTGACATGATGGTGGTGTCGGCGGCGGGTAGCACTACCAACCAACTGATCAGCTGGTTGAAGCTCAGCCAGAGCGATCGTCTTTCCGCGCATCAGGTGCAGCAAACGCTGCGCCGTTATCACAGTGAGCTGATCGGCGGGTTGTTGCCTGTAGAAACGGCGGAACCGCTGATTGCCGAATTTATTCACGATCTTGAACGCCTGGCCATCCTGCTGGACGGCAAGGTTGATGATGCGGTGTATGCCGAAGTGGTGGGGCACGGTGAGATCTGGTCAGCCCGCCTGATGGCTGCGGTGCTGAACAAGCAGGACATGCAGGCGGCATGGCTGGACGCGCGTGATTTCCTGCGTGCCGAACGCGCGGCGCAGCCGCAGGTCGATGAAGGCCGCTCCTATCCGTTATTGCAGCAACTGCTGGCACAACATCCGGGCAAACGTCTGGTAGTGACCGGCTTTATTTCGCGTAATGACAGCGGTGAAACCGTGCTGTTGGGGCGCAACGGCAGTGACTATTCCGCCACGCAGGTTGGCGCATTGGCCGGTGTGGAGCGAGTCACCATCTGGAGCGACGTGGCCGGGGTTTATAGCGCCGATCCGCGCAAAGTGAAAGATGCCTGCCTGCTGCCGCTGCTGCGTCTGGATGAAGCCAGCGAGCTGGCCCGCCTGGCGGCTCCGGTGCTGCATACTCGTACTTTGCAGCCAGTGTCTGGCAGCGATATCGATCTGCAACTGCGCTGTAGCTATCAGCCAGAACAGGGCTCAACCCGTATCGAGCGCGTACTGGCTTCCGGTACCGGTGCCAAAATTGTCACCAGCCACGATGATGTCTGCCTGATCGAACTCAGCGTTGCGCCGCAGCATGACTTCAAGCTGGCGCAGAAAGAGTTGGATCTGGTGCTCAAGCGCGCACAGATCAAACCGTTGGCCGTAGGGGTTCATCCTGACCGAAACCTGATCCAGCTGTGCTACACCTCTGAAGTGGTGGGCAGCGTGCTGCGCATTTTGCAGGAGGCCGGATTACCGGGTGAATTGCAACTGCGTGAAGGGTTGGCGCTGGTGGCCTTGGTGGGCGCGGGCGTGTGCAAGAACCCGTTGCACAGCCATCGTTTCTATCAGCAGTTGAAGGACCAGCCGGTGGAGTTCATCTGGCAGGCTGAAGATGGTATCAGCCTGGTGGCAGTGCTGCGTCAGGGGCCGACCGGTCTGCTGATCCAGGGCCTGCACCAAACGCTGTTCCGTGCGGAAAAGCGTATTGGCCTGGTGCTGTTTGGCAAAGGCAATATTGGTTCACGTTGGTTGGAGCTGTTTGCTCGCGAACAGAAGAATATCTCTGCGCGCAGCGGCTTTGAGTTTAGCCTGGCAGGGGTGGTGGATAGCCGTCGCAGCCTGCTCAATTACGAAGGGCTGGATGCCAGCCGTGCGCTGGCGTTCTTTGAAGATGAAGCCCAGGAGCTGGACGAAGAGTCGCTGTTCCTGTGGATGCGGGCGCACCCGTTCGACGATCTGGTGGTGCTAGACGTCACCGCCAGCGGGGAGTTGGCGGAGCAATATCTGGACTTTGCCAGCTATGGTTTCCATGTGATCAGCGCCAACAAGCTGGCGGGGGCCTCATGCAGCGCCAATTACCGCCAGATCCGCGATGCGTTTGCCAAAACGGGCCGCCACTGGCTGTATAACGCCACCGTGGGGGCCGGGTTACCGGTGAACCATACCGTGCGCGATCTGCGCGACAGCGGGGACAGTATCCTGGCGATCAGCGGTATCTTCTCCGGCACGCTTTCCTGGCTGTTCCTGCAGTTTGACGGCACGGTGCCGTTCACCGAGCTGGTGGATCAGGCTTGGCAGCAGGGGCTGACGGAACCGGATCCGCGTGTTGACCTGTCTGGACAAGACGTGATGCGTAAGCTGGTGATCCTGGCACGTGAGGCGGGTTATGACATTGAACCTAACCAGGTGCGTGTGGAGTCGCTGGTGCCTGCAGGCGCGGAGCAAGGCTCCATCGATCAGTTCTTCGAGAACGGCGATGCGCTGAATCAGCAAATGCTACAGCGTTTCGAAGCGGCCAACGAAATGGGCCTGGTACTGCGCCACGTGGCGCGTTTCGATGCCAATGGCAAAGCGCGCGTTGGCGTTGAGGCCGTGCGGCCAGAACATCCGCTGGCTTCGCTGCTGCCTTGTGACAACGTGTTTGCCATCGAGAGCCGCTGGTACCGCGACAACCCGCTGGTGATCCGTGGGCCAGGGGCCGGTCGCGACGTGACTGCTGGAGCCATCCAGTCCGACCTTAATCGCTTGGCACAACTGCTTTAA
- the metB gene encoding cystathionine gamma-synthase has protein sequence MTRKPATIAVRSGLNDDEQYGCVVPPIHLSSTYNFTDFNQPRAHDYSRRGNPTRDVVQRALAELEGGAGAVMTGSGMSAIHLVTTVFLKPGDLLVAPHDCYGGSYRLFDSLSKRGAYRVLFVDQGNEAALRDALAQKPKLVLIESPSNPLLRVVDIAAICKAAHEAGALTVVDNTFLSPALQQPIELGADLVVHSCTKYLNGHSDVVAGAVIAKDKDLAVELAWWANNIGVTGAAFDSYLLLRGMRTLSPRIKAAQHNAEAIVGYLQQQPLVKKLYHPSLPENPGHEIACRQQRGFGAMLSFELDGDEALLRRFLSALELFTLAESLGGVESLISHAATMTHAGMAPEARAAAGISESLLRVSVGIEDSEDLIADLEQAFQAAATR, from the coding sequence ATGACGCGTAAACCAGCCACGATTGCCGTACGTAGCGGTCTGAATGATGACGAACAGTACGGCTGTGTCGTCCCGCCGATCCATCTTTCCAGCACCTATAACTTCACCGATTTCAACCAGCCCCGAGCTCATGATTACTCACGCCGTGGTAACCCTACGCGTGATGTCGTGCAGCGTGCGCTGGCTGAGTTGGAAGGAGGTGCGGGTGCGGTGATGACCGGGAGCGGGATGTCGGCGATCCATCTGGTGACCACGGTATTTCTCAAACCGGGCGATCTGCTGGTGGCCCCTCATGATTGCTACGGTGGTAGCTACCGCCTGTTCGATAGCCTGAGCAAACGCGGGGCGTATCGGGTGCTGTTTGTCGATCAAGGGAATGAAGCCGCACTGCGCGATGCGTTGGCACAAAAGCCGAAGTTGGTGCTGATCGAAAGCCCAAGCAACCCGTTATTACGCGTGGTGGATATTGCCGCCATCTGTAAAGCGGCCCACGAAGCCGGTGCGCTGACCGTGGTGGACAACACCTTCCTCAGCCCGGCGCTGCAACAGCCGATCGAACTGGGTGCCGATCTGGTCGTCCACTCTTGTACCAAATACCTCAACGGCCACTCCGACGTGGTCGCGGGCGCGGTGATCGCTAAAGATAAAGATCTGGCGGTCGAGCTGGCCTGGTGGGCCAACAATATTGGCGTCACCGGCGCGGCATTCGATAGCTATTTGTTATTGCGGGGGATGCGTACCCTGTCGCCACGTATCAAGGCTGCACAACATAATGCCGAGGCGATTGTCGGCTATTTACAGCAGCAACCCTTGGTCAAAAAGCTGTATCATCCTTCCTTGCCAGAAAACCCTGGCCATGAGATTGCGTGCCGTCAGCAACGTGGGTTCGGTGCCATGCTCAGCTTTGAACTGGATGGGGATGAAGCGCTGCTGCGCCGTTTCCTGTCTGCTCTGGAGCTGTTTACGCTGGCGGAATCCCTGGGTGGCGTAGAAAGCCTGATCTCACATGCGGCAACCATGACTCACGCCGGTATGGCGCCAGAAGCGCGTGCCGCAGCGGGGATTTCCGAAAGCCTGCTGCGTGTTTCCGTGGGGATTGAAGACAGCGAAGATTTGATTGCCGATCTGGAACAAGCCTTCCAGGCGGCGGCTACGAGGTAA